From Rhodamnia argentea isolate NSW1041297 chromosome 10, ASM2092103v1, whole genome shotgun sequence, a single genomic window includes:
- the LOC115735174 gene encoding probable 3-deoxy-D-manno-octulosonic acid transferase, mitochondrial: MASTKGMMMYRAYRALTCGLSPLLRLHLRWRAVRGLDHPLRWAERLGRASLPRPPGPLLWFHAVSLGEAMAAIPVIKHCLQKRPEVNILLTTTRMSAFEVLEDQLPSGVLHQLAPLDTPAAIDAFFGYWKPNAVMIVESELWPNLVVGASENGVALALLNARMSAKSFEHWSRPFLLPLISLMLSKFSLIIPLSNVQAIHFQLLQAPPLVINFAGDLKYAVGECYSSREGVTFEALKAQLAYKKVWIASSIHRGEEEVMLGIHEDLMQMHHGVVSIIVPRYPEHGREIYQELRKGGHNVALRSQHEKLEPGTDIYIVDTLGELRHLYRLAPIAVIGGSFVPGLAGHNMSEAAAAGCAILTGLYVGHFSHMVLQMQKVNPLSVLQVAGRDELVEVLHKLFTDAQVLKERQVAARQAFNALSGGVVGKVWNLIEFHVLRRFLC; the protein is encoded by the exons ATGGCGAGTACAAAGGGAATGATGATGTACAGAGCATACAGGGCACTGACCTGCGGCCTCTCGCCGCTGTTGCGCCTCCACCTGCGGTGGCGTGCCGTCCGGGGCCTCGACCACCCGCTCCGCTGGGCCGAGCGGCTCGGCCGAGCTTCTCTCCCTCGCCCTCCTGGCCCACTCCTCTGGTTCCACGCCGTCTCTTTAG GTGAAGCAATGGCAGCAATTCCTGTTATCAAGCACTGTTTGCAGAAGAGACCTGAGGTCAACATATTGCTAACCACAACAAGAATGTCTGCATT TGAAGTACTAGAGGATCAGCTTCCAAGTGGGGTCTTGCATCAG CTTGCCCCTCTTGATACCCCTGCTGCAATTGATGCTTTTTTTGGATACTGGAAACCCAATGCTGTCATGATAGTGGAGAGTGAATTGTGGCCAAATCTTGTTGTTGGTGCTTCAGAAAATGGG GTTGCACTGGCATTGCTAAATGCCCGGATGTCTGCCAAATCATTTGAGCATTGGTCAAGACCATTTCTGCTTCCTCTCATATCACTCATGCTATCAAAGTTTTCTTTGATAATTCCATTG AGCAATGTGCAGGCCATTCACTTTCAACTATTGCAAGCCCCACCCCTTGTGATAAACTTTGCTGGAGACTTAAAATACG CTGTTGGAGAATGTTATTCTTCTAGAGAAGGGGTTACCTTTGAAGCTCTGAAGGCACAACTAGCCTACAAGAAGGTTTGGATTGCTTCTTCTATACATAGGGGTGAAGAAGAAG TTATGCTAGGGATTCACGAAGATCTCATGCAAATGCACCATGGTGTAGTCAGTATTATTGTTCCTCGATATCCGGAACATGGACGAGAGATATATCAA GAATTGAGGAAAGGAGGACATAATGTAGCTTTGAGATCTCAGCATGAAAAGCTTGAGCCAGGCACAGACATATACATTGTCGATACATTAG GAGAATTGAGACACCTATACCGGCTTGCTCCAATTGCTGTAATTGGTGGTTCTTTTGTCCCCGGTTTAGCTGGCCATAACATGTCAGAAGCTGCTGCAGCTGGCTGTGCTATTTTAACAG GTCTTTATGTTGGACATTTCTCGCATATGGTGcttcaaatgcaaaaagtgaaTCCATTATCTGTTTTGCAG GTTGCTGGTCGTGATGAGCTTGTAGAAGTTCTCCACAAACTCTTCACTGATGCCCAAGTTCTGAAAGAACGTCAAGTAGCTGCAAGGCAAGCATTCAATGCTCTCTCAGGTGGTGTTGTTGGCAAGGTTTGGAATTTAATTGAATTCCATGTTCTCAGACGGTTTCTTTGTTAG